The Catellatospora citrea DNA segment CGCCGTCCAGAGCCAGCGACGGCGCGCGGCGGAGTGCACGAGCATGGTGATGTCTTACCCGCCCCGGTGACGCCCGTCACGTCGGGGGTGCCCCCCGGCGTCAGCCGGCGCGGCGGCGGGCCCGGCGCGCGGCCAGCTCGTCGGTGACGCCCAGCGGCAGCACGGCCGGTGCGAACGGGGTGACCGTCGCCTCCTCGACCTCGGTGCCGCGCTCGGCGGGCAGGTGCGACAGCGAGCCCTGGATCTCCTTGAACGCGCCGCCGATGGCTATCCCGAACACGCCCTGCCCACCCTGCAGCAGGTCCACGACCTCCTCCGGCGAGCGGCAGTCGTACACCGAGGTGCCGTCGGAGATGAGGGTGATGGTGGCCAGGTCGTCGGCGTCGTAGGCGCGCAGCGTCTCGATGGCGCGCCGGATGTTCTGCAGCGACACCCCGGCGTCCAGCAGGCGCTTGACCACCTTCAGCACGACGAGGTCGCGGAACGAGTAGAGCCGCTGGGTGCCCGAGCCGGACGCGTCCCGGATGCTCGGCACCACCAGCCCGGTGCGGGCCCAGTAGTCCAGCTGCCGGTAGCTGATGCCGACCGCGTGGCAGGCCGTCACGCCCCGGTAGCCGAGCGAACCGCCCTGCACGTCCGAGTCGGCATCCTCCGCCACGCCGCCGCGCAACGCGGCCGCACCACCGGGACGACCTGGGTCACTGCCAGGCGACTGCGGATCATGGAGCTGATTCATGCGACTACCTCCCGCCGAGTGTCGACCTGGCCAGCCTATAGCGGATGGCGCCGACCGGCGGGGAGGCAACGCTGCGACACGCCACAAACGAGTCCCGAAGCGTCACTTTTCGGTGACTCTGTCGTTAACGGATCCCGCTTCGCGGCCTTAATCGGTCGTCCAGCCTGCGCTTCGCTCCGGCTGGACACCGAGCGGCCGCTCCGACGGGCTCCTGTTACGAGGCGAAGTCCTCCGGCCGGACCTGCTCCAGGAACTCCCGGAACTTCTCGACCTCGTCCTCCTGCTCGTCCGGGATGATGATCCCGGCCTCGTCGAGGACCTTCTCGGCACAGCGCACCGGGGCGCCCACGCGCAGCGCCAGGGCGATCGCGTCACTGGGCCGCGCGGACACCCGCACCGAGTCGCCGATGAGCAGATCGGCGTAGAAGATGCTGTCCTTCAGTTCGACGATCTCCACGGCCTTCAGCGGCGCCGACAGCGCCTGCAGCAGGTCCCGGAGAAGATCATGGGTGAGCGGCCGGGCCGGCTTGACCCCCTGCTGCTCGTAGGCGATCGCCGTCGCCTCCACCGCGCCGATCCAGATCGGCAGGTAGCGGTCCCCCTCCACCTCACGCAGCAGGACGATCGGCTGGTTGGTGGGCAGTTCGACCCTTACCCCGATCACGCTCAGCTCGCGCACCGTCTCGCCTCCGTCGCGTCTGCCTGGGGCCGGTGTCGGCCGGGCCCGCCTGGCGGCGAACCGTGCGACACTGCCTCTCAGCCTCTTCTACTGCACGCTACACGCCCACGTGCACCCTCGGCTCGTACGACCGCCGTCAGCCGCCGAGCGCGTCGTTGAGCCCGGAACGCAGCAGCGCCACGTGCAGGCGCTGCGACAGAACGGTCAGCTCACGCATGGTCTCGGCCGCCCGCGCGCGGGCCGTGGGGTCCTGCTGGCGCATCAGCGGGGCCACCAGCTGGGCGTAGAGCCCGGCCTCCCGGTCCGCGGCGACCCGGTACGCACGCAGGTGCCGGGGCTCGACGCCGTACTCGGCGAGCTGCCCGGCCACCTCGGCGACCGCCAGGGCGTCGCCGTCGAACCACTCCCCCGCCCGGGCGGTGACCAGCCCGTGCCGCTCCAGGTCGGCCAGCAGCGCCTCGGTGATCCCGGCGCGGTGGCACAGCTCCTGGCGCCGCAGACGCTCGTCGACGGGCTCCGCCACGGCCTCGGGCCGGTGGTCGTCGCCGACCGCGACCAGGGTCGGGCGCACCTGGGTCAGATGGGCGCCTTCGGACAACTGCTCGCGGATGACGCGCAGGGGCAGATACTGGTCACGCTGCGCGGCAAGGATGAATCGCAGCCGCGCCACATCCTCGCGGCTGTATTTGCGGTAGCCGGACGACGTCCGCTGCGGCTCCACCAGACCCTCCGTCTCGAGGAACCGCAACTTCGAGATGGTGATGTCCGGAAAGTCGGAGCGCAGCAGCCCGAGCACCTCGCCGATGCTCATCAGCGCCTGTGCCCGCGCCGCCCCGCCCCCGCCGCCGGCCGACGCCGGCACCGCTGCTGTCATGCCTCCTCGGCGCGCGGGCCGGCCACGTACAGCAGGCGGAACTTGCCGACCTGCACCTCGTCGCCGTTGTTGAGCGTGGCCGACTCAACCCGCTCCCGGTTGACGTACGTGCCGTTGAGGCTGCCCACGTCGCGCACGGTGAACGTGGACCCGTCCCGGTGGAACTCGGCGTGCCGGCGCGAGACCGTCACGTCGTCGAGGAAGATGTCGCTGTCGGGGTGACGGCCACTGGTCGTCACGTCGTGGTCGAGCAGGAAGCGGGCGCCCGCGTTCGGGCCACGACGCACCACCAGCAGGGCCATGCCCGGCGGCAGCTGTCCCGAGACCCGCCCCGGGACTACGTCAGACTCCGGCCCTTCCAGCGCCTCCTCCAGGGAGCCGAGGTGCAGGGTCGACGTGACGTCGAGCTGGGGGAACTCGTCGTCTGGTCGCGTCATCGGACCACCTCACGGTCATATCGGCCACGTATCCGTGGAACTGCTATGGGCACCGGGTAGGGCGTTACTCGACGTCAGCGGCGAGCTTAGGGAGCGAGCCTAGCGACCCTGGAAATGAAGGGTCAACCGGACTCGCTGGTCCCGATTCACGCCCCTGAATGAAGGTTCAGCTCTGGGTCAGCTCACGGTACGCTGCCGCGTCGAGAAGCGCATCCAGCGCGGACGGATCGGCGATCTCGATTTCGACGAGCCAGCCCTCGCCGTAGGGGTCGGTGTTGATGAGGTCCGGTGAGTCGACGAGGGTCTCGTTGCGGGCGGTCACCGTGCCGCTGAGCGGGGCGTAGATCTCCGACACGCTCTTGGTGGACTCGACCTCGCCGAAGGACTCGCCCGCCGCCACGACCTGGCCGGTCTCCGGCAGCTGCACGTACACGATGTCGCCCAGCGCGTCCTGCGCGAAGTGGGTGATACCGACCCGGACCGACCCGCCCTTCGTGGTGACCCACTCGTGCTCGGCGGTGTACTTCAGGTCCTCAGGAATCACGGTCGTGCCCTTTCGCTCCAGGCCGTCGTGTGGCCTAATGCCCGTCAGGAGACGGGCTTCGCGTACTCCAGGTTCGGCGTGCCCCGCACCGCGGTGATGTCGACCGGATGCGGATCACTGACGATCACGTTACCGCCGTCGCCTCGCACATCGTCAACCACCCCGCCGCGGAACTCCATGGCCTTGTCCAGGTCTTCCGGGCCGATCGCGGTCACCGTGTACGGCCCGGTCAGGCGTACGCCGTCGACTTCGATGCCGCCGCCGCCCACGTCGACGAAGTGGGTCGACGCGATCACCCGCACCGAACCGCCGTTCCCGTCGATCTGGATCGCCTCGGCCCCCGCCCCGCGCAGCTCCTGCACCGCGTTGAGCAGGTGGTTCGCGGTGATCGGCCCGGAGCCGTCGGACAGACGCAGCGTGATGCCCGTGCCCTGGGCCTTGAGCGTGCCCGCCAGGATGCCGATGTCGTCGGCGCGCTCCTGGGCCTCCTTGAGGACCTGCTCCCGGCTGGACGCGCCCGAGTTGAGCTCGCGGCGGGTCGCCTCGAGCTCGGCGATGTCCTGGCGCAGCCGGTCCGCGCGCGAGTCGAGGTCGGCGAGGATGACGTAGAGGTCCTCCTCGCGCAGCGAGTTGTAGCCCTCGTCGGCCGAGTTGCTCTTGAGCTGGACGGCCAGGGTGAAGCCGAGCAGCACCAGCAGCACACCGATCAGGGCGCCCGCGCCACTGATCCGCTTGCGCACGCCGTCGCTCGGGGCGTCCGCGTCCGGCTCGGACCGCTCGGCGGCAGCCGGGTCACCCGATCCCGCGGAGCCGGCCTCGGCCGCCGCGGTGTCGGAGATCTCCGCCGCCGGGGATTCGTCGACCACGGCCTTGTCCGCCGCGGGCTTGGCGCTCGGGGACCGGCCCGTCGAGGGCTTGGCGCCCGGCGACCTGGCCGCCGAGGTCCCGGTGTCCGGGGTCTCGGCCGCGAAAGTGTCGCCGGCCGCGCCCGCCAGGGGCACGGTCGGCTCTTCGCCCGGCCCGGGGCCGATCGGCTGAGTCTTCTCGTCGCTCACCGCTGCACCTACGCCTTGAACAGCCGGCGCCGGATCGCCGCCACGTTGCCGAAGATCCGCACGCCGAGCACGACGACCACACCCGTGGACAGCTGGACGCCCACCCCCAGCTTGTCACCGAGGTACACGATGAAGCCCGCGACCAGGACGTTGGAGATGAACGAGATCACGAACTGCTTGTCGTCGAAGATCCCGTCGAGCTTCGCGCGCACACCGCCGAAGACCGCGTCCAGCGCGGCCACGACGGCGATCGGCAGGTAGGGCTGCAGCGCGTCCGGGACGGTGGGGTTGAGCACGACGCCCAGCACCACTCCGGCGATCAACGCCAGTACTGCGATCACTTGCCACCTCCCGAGGGCGAGGTTGAGGGTGTCGGTGTGCCGGCGGGCGACGGCTGCGGCACGTGGGCGAACTGCAGCCGCGGCATCACCGCCGCCGGCAGCTCCAGGTCGTTCTTCTCGTCGACGTCGAAGCCGAGCTCCAGATTTTTGTCGTCGCGCAGCTTGCGGTAGGTGTCCGCCGTCCCGGTGTCGTTGAACCTGTCCGCCATGTCGGACGGCCCGATCGCGGCCACCTGGTACGGCCCGATGATGTGCGCGTTGCCGATCAGGATCGCCGAACCGGCGGTGCGGATCGGCGTCACCGAGGTCAGCCGGCGGCCGTTGACCGAGATCGCCTCGGCGCCGGACGCCCACAGCGCGTTCGTCACCAGCTGCAGGTCCAGGTCGAGGATCCGGGCCAGCCGCTCGGTGGCCGCGTTGGGCCCGTCGGCGAGGGTGACCACCACGCCGTCGCCGGAGACCTTGCGCAGCCCTGTCGCGGCCTCGAGCTCGCGCAGGCGGCCGATGGCGGTGTCGTCCAGCGCCTGCTCCCGCAGCCCGTTCACCTCGTCCTGCAGGGTCTCGGCCTGCTGGTCGAGCTTGTCGGTGTCCGCGGTGCGCCGGTTGATGTCCTTGATCAGTTCGGTGCGGGTGGTGGCGCGGGCCGGCGCCCGGGCGATCACCTGCAGGTAGGCCACCGCCAGCAGCACGCCGATGACCGCGCAGACGACCACGGTGAACCCGCGACGCGTCCACCGCGTCGCCGACGGCAGCGGGCCGCGCTCGCGGCGGGCGCGGGCGGCATCGGTGTATCCGCCGTCGAGCGGATCCTGGAACAGGTCGGTCAGCATGTCCGTCTGCCACACCCGCTGCCCCGACGGCGGCGTCGACACCGGCCGCTCCGGCTCCCGGTCGCGGCCGTCGCTCATGCCGCCACCTCGCGGGAACGGCGCACCACGGCGGCGAACTGCACCAGGTAGAAGATGCCCGCGATCCAGTACAGGACGATGCCCCACCAGCACAGCGCCCAGCCGCTGGCGTACGCGATGTCGTGCACCGCGCCCGTCGGCACCGCCCAGGCCAGCAGCAGGACCGGGAAGCCCATCAGCAGGATGAACGTGGCCGTCTTGCCGAGGTAGTGCACGGGCAGCGGGCCGTAGCCGAGCTTGCGCAGCACCGGGAAGGTGAGCATGAGCAGCACGTCGCGGGCCAGCAGCGCGACCGTGAACTGCCAGGGCACGATGTCGCGCACGGTGAACGCGAGCAGCGTGGCCAGGATGTAGAGGCGGTCGGCCGCCGGGTCCAGCAGCTCGCCGACGCGGCTCACCTGGCCCAGCCGGCGGGCGAGATAGCCGTCGATCCAGTCGGTGGTGCCGCCCAGGCCGAGCACGACCACGGCCCAGCCGACCTCGTCGGCGACCAGGAAGAGGTAGAGGAAGAGCGGCACGCCGAGCAGGCGGGCGAAACTGATCAGGTTGGGGATGGTGAGGACGCGGTCGCGCGATTGCGCGCGAGCATCGCCCAGCGGCTGCTGAGCCACCGAGGCCTCCCCTCCGCCGCCGGCCACAAAAGCGACAGCCGGCACAGGCCGGCCGTATTCACCCGAATCTTCGGACATGATCCGCCGATTCACGACCCCCAGTTGTACCACGTTGCCGCGGGCGGCTGCCGACACGGCCGCAGGCGTCGGCGACGGTGCGAGGAAAGGGCGCACCCGCAGTACGGGTACGCCCTTTTTGTCCCTTTTTATCAGAGCGCGGTGCAGACCGGCACCGGGGTGCCGTTGGTGCCCTGGTAACTGGCGAGGAAGCCGGTCGCCGTGCCCGCACCGGGCGACAGCAGGCCGTTCCAGCTCACGTTGAGCGCGGTCACGGTCGAGCCGGTCTGGGTGTACTGCCCGTTCCAGCTCTGCGAGATCACCTGGCCGTTCGGGAAGGTGAACCGCACCGACCAGCCGCTGATCGGCACCGTGCCGTTGTTGGCCACCCGCAGCTCACCCTGGAAGCCGCCCGGCCACTGCCCGATGATCACGTACGTCACCGAGCAGGACTTGCCCGCGCCGCCCGTCGGAGACGGCGACGGCGGACGCGACGGGCTCGGCGACACCGACGGCGGGGCCGACGGGCTCGGCGAGGCCGAGGGGGATGCCGAGGCCGACGGGGACGGCGGGTTCGACGGCGTCACGCCGCTGAGCGCCGCGGTCAGCGCCGGGTACCAGCGGTCCGACATCTTCTGGTCGCCGGCCGCGTTGGGGTGCACGCCGTCGTAGGTGTCGGTGGCCGTGTTGAAACCGGTCCACTGGTCGACGACGGTGATCGGCGACTGCGCGGTGGTCTTGCCCGCCGCCCAGGACGGGATGGCGTTGTTGAACGACACCACCCGCGCCGCACACTCGGTGCAGCTGGACGGGTTCATCGGAATGATCTTCGCCACCAGGATCCTCATGGCCGGGTTGCTGGCCCGCATCTGGTCGACCAGCTTGCTGAAGGCCGTCAGGATCTGCGTGTTGGGCAGGTTGGACCACACGTCGTTGGTGCCGAAGTGCATCAGCACGACGTCGGGCAGGGTCGCCGACAGCCAGCCGACGAGCTGGTTCTGATTGGCCACGTTGGTCGCCAGGAAGCCGCCGTGGCCTTCGTTGTCGCCGTCATGGGCGACGCCGCAGCCCTGCGCCGGCAGCGTGCCGACCATGTCGATGTTGGTGTAGCCGGTGCTCTGCAGCCGGTTCCACAGCGTCGCCCGCCAGCAGCCGGGCGAGCCGGTGATCGAGTCGCCGAGCGCCATGATGCGGGTCGGAACGGCAGCCGCGCTGCCGGTGGGAGCTGCGACGACGACGGCCGTCGCGGCCACGAGTGTGCCCAGCAGCGCCATCAGCGCCGCCCTCACGGTGGGCCTGGACATGAGCGAATCCCCTCACTGGGACGCGCGAGGACACCCGCCGCCCACGCGGAGACCCCACGCTGGTACGAGACAGGACGTCGCTGCGGCACGGCGCAGTCGACGAGATCAGGGTGCGGCCCGGCTCCCGGGGGCCGCAGAGCCCACCGTCGATATTAGAGGGCGCGGCGGCTACGGCGAAACCGAGCTGACCAGCAGCACGAACAGCAGTGCCACCGCGACGATGCCGACACAGGCCGCCACCAGCACCACCGTGTGCTGCGGCAGCCGCCGCGCGACCGGTGCCGCGGCATGCGGCCCGGCACGTTCCGGCGCGGCGGGCGCCACAGCCGGCTCGTTCAGGTACGGCGGCAGGTACACGGTCGTGCTGAAGGTCGGCGCGGCGAGCACCGACGGCGGCTCGTACCCGGCCGGGGTCAGGTGGTCCCACAGCGCCGTGGCCTGCTCCTCCTGCTCCTGCGCCGACTGCGCCCAGGCGTCCGCCGTGGCCGGTGCCGGCCGCTGCTGCTGCGGCCCGTGGTCCGGGAGCGAGTCCGCGAGCGGTCCTGGCCGCTGCTGTGACCCGTGGTCCGGAAGCGGGGCAGCTGACCGGCGCTCGAGTCCGCCGGCGAGTTCGACCGGGGAGATCGGGGCGTCCGGGATCAGGCCGACGCCGCACCGGTGGCGCGGATCGGCGACGGCCCGGCCGGCGGCGGTGATCATCGTGTGCACCGGGTCGGCCGGGTCCAGCCCGGCGGCGTACTCGCGCGCCTCGGCCAGCAGCTCGTGCGCGTCGTTGAAGCCGCCGCAGTCGCGCCACATGGCGGCCAGGCGCAGCTGCATGCGGAGGCCGACGGGATGCGCCGCGCCGTGCGCGCGCCGGTGCTCGTCGATGACCGTGGCCAGGCGCAGCCGCGCCGTCACGCAGTGGCCCTGCGCGTGCTCGACGGTGGCCAGGTCGCCCCGCGCGGCCAGCACCCGGTCCGAATCCGGGCCGTCCAGCTCGGAGTACGCCGCGATCAGGTCGAGGTAGCGCTGCACCGCGCGGGCGTGCACGCCCACCCTGGCCAGCACCGCGGCCAGCAGCCCGAGCGCGTGCAGGGTGCGCCGGTCGCGCTCGCCGTACAGCGCCCGCGACGCCGCGAAGCCGTAGGCGGCCCAGCCCCGGGCGGCATACGGCTCGCCGAGTCCGAGCAGCACGCCGGTCTCCAGCACCACCGCCTCGGCGACGACCGCGGTGGCCTGGGCCGGGTCGGTCGGCACCGTGCCCAGGGCGGCGGACAGCAGGTCGTGCGCGGCCGACAGCGTCCCGGCCGCGATGTGCTCGCGCGCCCGTGCCACCACGTGCTCTCCGACCGGCATCGCCGCCCGCACCCCCTCGTCACCCGTCCGCGGACCGCCACCATGCCGCGCGGAGACCCCCGGGCGCCAGCCCTGGGAGGGTTACGTCACCAAACCGACCCGCCACCGCCGACCGGCGAACGGTCGGCGGGGCGGCGGGGGCGTCCCGCTCAGACCACCGGCAGCGGCGAGCTGACGTCCAGGATGATCTTCCACTTGCCGCGCTCGCGGACGAAGGTGAGCGCGTTGTAGAAGTGCTGCTTGAAGCCCACCGACGGGATCGCGAGGGTGAAGTCGACCACCAGGGTCGCGCCGCGGCAGCCGTCGACGACCTTCTTCACCTCCGGGAACGTCGCCGTGAAGGCATAGGTGAACAGCCCGGTGAAGTTGGCCTGGATGGCGGCCTTGTCCTTGCGGTACGCCCCGTTGGAGCCGATCTGCACCGCCTCGTCGTGGTAGTACGACATGACCTTGGGCAGGTCCTTGGCCAGGAACACCGCGTCGAAGTCCGCCACCGCGGCGTCGAAACTCCGCTCGCAGCCGCGCGCCGTGTCACCCTTGCCCGCGCCCGCGGCGCCGGGCACCGCCAGCAGCACCGCCAGGCCCAGCGCCGCCATTGCCGCCGCATACCACTTGCGCACGTTTCCTCCAGCAGTCCAGGTGAGACAGTCGCCCACATCGACCACGATCATAAGAAGGTGATCGATATACGCGCCCTGGACGATCAGCCCGACAACCCGGCACGGTCGGCGGCCACCTCGGCGCGAAATCGGGACCCGGCACGGCACACGACCGGTGTAGGCCGGGACACTGGTGCCGGGGAGCCCCGATTCCGTACGGGCCGTCACCCGGGCCTGACCCGACCTAGGATCGGCGCATGACCCGCCCGGCGACCCCGAATCCCTGGCCCCGCCTGACCGACCGGCACCACGGCGACCCCGATCGGATCGCGATCATCCTGCCCGGCGGCGGCTACACGCCCGCCAGACCGCTGCTGCACCTGGCTCGCATCGTGCTCGCCCACCACGGCTGGAGCGTGCAGGAGCTGTGGTGGCAGCCACCGGCCACCCCCGACCTCGACGAGCGCGCCGGCTGGGTCGTCGCACAGGCCGTCGCCGCCGTCGAGGCCGAGTCCGCGAAGCGGATCATGCTGGTCGGCAAGTCGCTGGGCACCCTGGCCGCGCCGGTCGCCGCCGCACGCCACCTGCCCGCGATCTGGTTCACGCCGCTGATGTTCCACGCCTCGGTGGTCGACGCGCTCGGCGCGACGCAGGCCCCGACCCAACTGTTCGGCGGTGCCGCGGACTTCTCCTGGGACCCGCGGCTGGCCGACGACCTCGGCCTGCCGTGCCTGGAACTCCCCGGTGCCGACCACTCGCTGGAGCACCCCGACGACCCGGTCCGCAGCGCGGAGAACCTGCTCCGCGTCACCCGCCGCCTGCACGAGTTCGTGGGCGGCCTGTGACCGGCTCGCGCCGGTGAAGGCCTCGCGGCTGGTGTCGCTCCTGCTCACCTTGCAGCAGCGGCGTTCCGCGCGGGCTGCCGAGCTGGCGCAGCTGTTCGAGGTCTCGGTCCGCACCGTGTATCGCGACGTCGCCGCGCTGCAGGCCGCCGGGGTGCCGCTGTGGACCGAACCCGGCCGCGCCGGCGGCATCCGACTGCTGGACGGTTGGCGCACCCGGCTCGACGGGCTCACCGGCGCCGAGGCCGCCGCGCTGTTCGCCGGGGCGGCCCCGGCGGCGCTCGCCGAGCTGGGGCTCGGCTCGGTGCTGCTGGCCGCGCAGGCCAAGGTGCTCGCCACGCTGCCCGAACCGCTGCGCGACCGGGCCCGCACCATCGCCCAGCGCTTCCACCTGGACGCGCCCGGCTGGTTCCATCGCGGCGAGGAGCTGCCGCACCTGATGAGCATCGCCGAGGCGGTATGGGAGCAGCGCCGCGTCACCGTGCGCTACCGGCGCGCCGACGGCTCGGTGCGCCGCGTGCTGGAGCCGTACGGGCTGGTCCTCAAGGCCGGGGTCTGGTATCTCGTGGCCCGCGTCCCCGACGCCGACGCGGTGCGCACCTACCGGCTGGTCCGGATCACCGCCGTCGAACCGGGCGGCGACCGGTTCGAGCGGCCCGCGGACTTCGCGCTCGCACAGTGGTGGACGGCGTCGGCGGCCGCCTTCGACCGCACGCTGATCCGGGACCGGGTCCGCCTGCGGGTGAGCCCGCACGGCCTGCGCCGCCTGCCCATCGTCACCGACGCCGCCGCCCGCGACGAGGCGATCCTGCACACCGGCCCGCCCGACGAGCGCGGCTGGTGCGAGGTGGAGCTGGCCGTCGAGTCGCCCCGGGTCGCGCTGACCCAGCTGCTGCCGCTGGGCGCGGACGTCGAGATCCTGGCCCCGGAGCAGTTGCGGGCCGAGTTCGCCGCGGTCGGCGCGGCGATCGCGGCCCGCAACGCCTGACCCGGGTCAGCGGTAGCCGGTCGGGTCGATCGGGCCGTTCTCGGCCGAGCCGTGCTCGGCGAAGTAGCGCCAGATGTCGGGCACCGAACCGTCCAGGTCGGTGAGGCCGTACTCGTGCGCGAGCGCGGCGCTGGACAGGGAGGTGCCCGTCCACCGGGCCCGCTCGGGGTCGGCGGCCAGCGCGGCCACGCCCCGGCCCAGGTAAGTCGGGGTCTCGGACAGGATGAAGTGCGGCGCCTTCGCCGCGCCGTCCGCCCAGTTCTGCTCGGTGACGCCGAAGTGGTCGAGCATCGCCTCCGAGCGCAGGAAACCGGGCGTGACCACGAGCGCGGTCCCGCCGTACGGCTGGAGTTCGGCGGACTGGGCCAGCGCGATGCGCGACACCGACGTCTTGGTCAGGTCGTAGAAGAAGGAGTTGCGGTACTTCCGGTTGTACTCGTCGGTGCCGTCGGTGACCTCGACGACCAGCCCGCCCGGGTGCCGGACCAGCAGCGGCAGCGCGGCATGGCTGGTGATGATGTGGGTATGCAGGCCGAGCCCGAGCATGCGCAGGCCGCCGTCGAGGGACTGCTCCCAGAGCGGCTTGCCCCACTCGGCGTAGTCGTCGCCGCCCCACACGTCGTTGACCAGGATGTCGAGCCGGCCGTGCGCGGCGTCGACCCGCGCCACCAGCGCCCGGACCTCGTCGGGCACGAGGTGGTCGACGCGCACCGCGATGCCCTCGCCACCGGCCGCGGTGACCAGGTCGGCGGTGTCCTCGATGGTCTCCGGCCGGTCCATCTCGGACCGCTGGGCGCGGGTGCTGCGACCGGTGACGTAGACGGTGGCGCCGGCCCGGCCGAGCTCGACCGCGATGGCCCGCCCGCACCCGCGGGTCGCCCCCGCCACCAGGGCGATCTTGCCGTGAAGGTTCTGCTGCATGGGTCCATCGTCGCGGCGAACCCTGACAGGTTCCGTCAGGTTTCCCGGCGATTCCGCGCCGAGGGGACACTGGTCCGGTGCTGATCGTCTTCTCCGGGTTGCCCGGCGCCGGCAAGACCACGCTGAGCCGGCCGGTCGCGGCCGCGCTGCGCGCGACCTGGCTGCGCGTGGACGCCATCGAGTCGGCCCTGTGGCGGGCCGGCGTCGACCCGGCCCAGCCCACCGGCCTGGCCGCGTACGTGGTGGCCGACGCCCTCACCGACGCGCACCTGGCGCTGGGCGCGACCGTCGTGGTCGACGCGGTCAACGCGGTCGAGCAGGCCCGCGCCGGGTGGCGGGACCTCGCCGCGCGGCACGGCACAGTGATGTACGCCATCGAGGTGATCTGCACCGATCCCGCGGAACACCGCCGTCGCGTCGAGCAGCGCCGACCCGAGCACGATCAGGCCTTCCAGCCCAGCTGGGACGACGTGCGCACGCGCGAGTTCACCCCGTGGCGCGAGCCACGGCTGCTGGTCGACACCGCCGCCCACGACACGCCCGAGCTCGTGACTCTCATATTGGGGGGCATTCGCGCGCAAGGCACGCCCGCGTGAGCTAGCGTCGGGCCCATGCCTATTCGCACCGCAACAGCCCGCTGGCAGGGAACGCTCACCGAGGGGTCCGGCACCATCGCGACCGGCAAGGGTGGCCTGCAGGGCAACTATTCGTTCAAGTCCCGTTTCGAGGAGGGTGAGGGCACCAATCCCGAGGAGCTCATCGCCGCCGCGCACTCCGGCTGCTTCTCGATGGCGTTCTCCAAGCAGCTGTCGGACGCGGGCTTCCCGCCCAACGCCGTGGTGACCAACGCCAACGTCCACCTGGACAAGACCGACGCCGGCATGACGGTGACCCGGATCGACCTGGTGACCACCGGCGACGTGCCCGGCATCGACGAGGCCCAGTTCCAGAAGCTGGCCGAGGCCGCCAAGGCCGGCTGCCCGATCTCCCGCCTGCTGTCGCCCGGCGCCGAGATCACGCTCAACGCCACGCTGCAGGCCTGACCTGCTCCCGGCGCGGACGCTGACCAGCGCTCACGCCGGGTCGACACACCGGTTCTGCTACCGGGTCGGGGTCCGCGGCCAGTCCGCCGATCCCGACCCGGACCATGCCGTCCTCGGCCACGGCGGTCACGAACCCGTGCGGCGGGCGACCGTAAGCAGGTGAGAGCTGGCCCCCCACAGGTGGGGCACCCCCTCGACCTCGCGCATCAGGGTCAGCGCCCGCGCCGTCCGCTGCTCGTCGGCGAGGATCTCCGGCAGGTGCCGCACGGTCCACAGCGGACCCTCGATCGCGGCGATCCGCTCCAGTTCCAGACCCGCCTCCGCCACCTCGACCGGCAGCTCGTCGGGCTGGTGGAAGTACGCGGTGGTGAACCAGTTCGGCACCTCGTCGGGGTTGCGGTGCACCCCGGTGGCGAGCGCGCCGTCCATCATCCGCGCGAACGCCGGGTCGTCGGCGAAGC contains these protein-coding regions:
- a CDS encoding cellulose binding domain-containing protein, whose protein sequence is MSRPTVRAALMALLGTLVAATAVVVAAPTGSAAAVPTRIMALGDSITGSPGCWRATLWNRLQSTGYTNIDMVGTLPAQGCGVAHDGDNEGHGGFLATNVANQNQLVGWLSATLPDVVLMHFGTNDVWSNLPNTQILTAFSKLVDQMRASNPAMRILVAKIIPMNPSSCTECAARVVSFNNAIPSWAAGKTTAQSPITVVDQWTGFNTATDTYDGVHPNAAGDQKMSDRWYPALTAALSGVTPSNPPSPSASASPSASPSPSAPPSVSPSPSRPPSPSPTGGAGKSCSVTYVIIGQWPGGFQGELRVANNGTVPISGWSVRFTFPNGQVISQSWNGQYTQTGSTVTALNVSWNGLLSPGAGTATGFLASYQGTNGTPVPVCTAL
- a CDS encoding YybH family protein yields the protein MRKWYAAAMAALGLAVLLAVPGAAGAGKGDTARGCERSFDAAVADFDAVFLAKDLPKVMSYYHDEAVQIGSNGAYRKDKAAIQANFTGLFTYAFTATFPEVKKVVDGCRGATLVVDFTLAIPSVGFKQHFYNALTFVRERGKWKIILDVSSPLPVV
- a CDS encoding alpha/beta hydrolase; translation: MTRPATPNPWPRLTDRHHGDPDRIAIILPGGGYTPARPLLHLARIVLAHHGWSVQELWWQPPATPDLDERAGWVVAQAVAAVEAESAKRIMLVGKSLGTLAAPVAAARHLPAIWFTPLMFHASVVDALGATQAPTQLFGGAADFSWDPRLADDLGLPCLELPGADHSLEHPDDPVRSAENLLRVTRRLHEFVGGL
- a CDS encoding helix-turn-helix transcriptional regulator; amino-acid sequence: MKASRLVSLLLTLQQRRSARAAELAQLFEVSVRTVYRDVAALQAAGVPLWTEPGRAGGIRLLDGWRTRLDGLTGAEAAALFAGAAPAALAELGLGSVLLAAQAKVLATLPEPLRDRARTIAQRFHLDAPGWFHRGEELPHLMSIAEAVWEQRRVTVRYRRADGSVRRVLEPYGLVLKAGVWYLVARVPDADAVRTYRLVRITAVEPGGDRFERPADFALAQWWTASAAAFDRTLIRDRVRLRVSPHGLRRLPIVTDAAARDEAILHTGPPDERGWCEVELAVESPRVALTQLLPLGADVEILAPEQLRAEFAAVGAAIAARNA
- a CDS encoding SDR family oxidoreductase; amino-acid sequence: MQQNLHGKIALVAGATRGCGRAIAVELGRAGATVYVTGRSTRAQRSEMDRPETIEDTADLVTAAGGEGIAVRVDHLVPDEVRALVARVDAAHGRLDILVNDVWGGDDYAEWGKPLWEQSLDGGLRMLGLGLHTHIITSHAALPLLVRHPGGLVVEVTDGTDEYNRKYRNSFFYDLTKTSVSRIALAQSAELQPYGGTALVVTPGFLRSEAMLDHFGVTEQNWADGAAKAPHFILSETPTYLGRGVAALAADPERARWTGTSLSSAALAHEYGLTDLDGSVPDIWRYFAEHGSAENGPIDPTGYR
- a CDS encoding AAA family ATPase, giving the protein MLIVFSGLPGAGKTTLSRPVAAALRATWLRVDAIESALWRAGVDPAQPTGLAAYVVADALTDAHLALGATVVVDAVNAVEQARAGWRDLAARHGTVMYAIEVICTDPAEHRRRVEQRRPEHDQAFQPSWDDVRTREFTPWREPRLLVDTAAHDTPELVTLILGGIRAQGTPA
- a CDS encoding OsmC family protein, whose amino-acid sequence is MPIRTATARWQGTLTEGSGTIATGKGGLQGNYSFKSRFEEGEGTNPEELIAAAHSGCFSMAFSKQLSDAGFPPNAVVTNANVHLDKTDAGMTVTRIDLVTTGDVPGIDEAQFQKLAEAAKAGCPISRLLSPGAEITLNATLQA